Proteins encoded by one window of Salvia splendens isolate huo1 chromosome 5, SspV2, whole genome shotgun sequence:
- the LOC121804293 gene encoding uncharacterized protein LOC121804293, which produces MLHNAGHLSKSHRRGRKGADWAKVHKFYIEEWDLRHHRFQANFDHATMTMDGRINPGYMAWFNRITVSYLVQPVTQSTVGMNESASSMMKLVETIQGIWHLTSEHDTDPRLRQIRAMAADALRTTDHTDVMEYPTSQRRNVVMPPRPPTSLRHGLPGVRTGGHGITRQHRLSQQQPPQPDYAVPEPLSPEHDPPGWSQLSGASHEPSQWGARASCDSFFGGGSDWGATQPGRDSYFQNYQFVDPVGEEEGGEEEEEEGGEEEEVGGEEEDEVIFRRTSEGSSRPAMKSSSSMIGRAMHNVLRGLSTRKNKGKAPTKFTSSSR; this is translated from the exons ATGCTACATAATGCCGGACATCTGTCTAAAAGTCACCGCCGTGGGAGGAAGGGCGCCGATTGGGCTAAGGTACATAAATTCTACATTGAAGAATGGGATTTGAGACACCACAGGTTCCAAGCAAATTTTGATCATGCCACGATGACCATGGATGGTCGCATTAATCCGGGCTATATGGCGTGGTTCAATAGGATCACAGTGTCGTACCTAGTTCAACCTGTGACACAGTCAACGGTTGGGATGAACGAGTCAGCATCTTCTATGATGAAATTG GTCGAGACCATTCAGGGGATATGGCATTTGACCTCTGAACACGACACAGACCCTCGATTACGGCAGATTCGTGCAATGGCTGCTGATGCGCTTCGTACGACGGACCATACTGATGTGATGGAGTATCCAACATCGCAACGGCGAAATGTGGTCATGCCGCCACGCCCACCAACTTCTCTTCGTCATGGACTGCCGGGTGTCCGGACGGGAGGACACGGGATTACACGACAGCATAGGTTGTCGCAGCAGCAACCTCCGCAACCTGATTATGCGGTACCAGAGCCCTTGAGTCCGGAGCACGATCCCCCAGGATGGTCTCAGTTGAGTGGTGCAAGCCATGAGCCCTCGCAATGGGGAGCACGGGCATCATGTGATTCGTTCTTTGGCGGTGGGTCTGATTGGGGTGCAACTCAACCAGGGCGTGATTCATACTTTCAAAATTATCAATTTGTTGATCCTGTGGGGGAAGAAGagggcggggaagaagaagaagaagagggcggggaagaagaagaagtcggcggggaagaagaagacgaagtAATATTCCGACGAACGTCCGAGGGATCCTCACGACCAGCTATGAAGAGTTCATCAAGTATGATTGGGAGGGCTATGCACAATGTATTAAGGGGATTGTCAACAAGGAAGAACAAAGGGAAAGCTCCGACAAAGTTCACGTCTTCATCTAGATAG